From the genome of Bosea sp. Tri-49, one region includes:
- a CDS encoding RidA family protein codes for MQMIAHNPSRGIYPATSDYAHAMEVVAPQRLLFVSGTMGLDEAGKPGATLDEQLTLIWNNLRAILASASMSVDNIVRLTSYLRDASFVEANQNARLAALGGRAIPTTAIVVQTLREDWLVEIEVIAAA; via the coding sequence ATGCAGATGATCGCCCACAATCCGAGCCGCGGCATCTACCCGGCAACCTCGGATTACGCTCACGCGATGGAGGTGGTCGCGCCGCAGCGGCTGCTCTTCGTCAGCGGCACGATGGGGCTCGACGAGGCCGGAAAGCCTGGTGCGACCCTCGATGAACAGCTCACGCTGATCTGGAACAACCTGCGCGCGATCCTCGCCTCGGCGAGCATGAGTGTCGACAACATCGTGCGCCTGACCAGCTATCTGCGCGATGCCAGCTTCGTCGAAGCCAATCAGAACGCTCGTCTCGCCGCTCTCGGCGGCCGCGCGATCCCGACCACCGCAATCGTCGTCCAGACCCTGCGCGAAGACTGGCTCGTCGAGATCGAGGTGATCGCCGCCGCCTGA
- a CDS encoding pore-forming ESAT-6 family protein — MLLSFKRFSALAAFAALSSGQAFAQSQADQLAMAYQAGRNQLGILSYCAEKGHVGADVVAIQAKVLALIPPPADKSAGDTAEAAGKKGTIAMMGVTQDLETIAKAQGGTVATYCKQIGDVVLKAAASLPK; from the coding sequence ATGCTGCTTTCCTTCAAGCGTTTCAGCGCGCTCGCCGCTTTTGCGGCCCTGTCCAGCGGCCAGGCTTTTGCCCAGAGTCAGGCCGATCAGCTCGCGATGGCCTACCAGGCCGGTCGCAACCAGCTCGGAATCCTGAGCTATTGCGCCGAGAAAGGCCATGTCGGCGCCGATGTCGTCGCGATCCAGGCCAAGGTACTGGCGCTGATTCCGCCGCCGGCCGACAAGAGCGCCGGCGATACCGCAGAAGCCGCCGGCAAGAAGGGCACGATCGCGATGATGGGCGTGACCCAGGATCTCGAGACGATCGCCAAGGCGCAGGGCGGCACCGTCGCGACCTATTGCAAGCAGATCGGCGACGTCGTGCTGAAGGCTGCCGCGTCGCTGCCCAAGTGA
- a CDS encoding putative quinol monooxygenase codes for MPDHPIVNISVITPKPECFAEFMNLQLAQHHALRGKVDGLVGGRLFRSREDRDVVLVTMFESEDAALRFSRDERFTSHLARVRPLLERAVPGAYDVAYEVGSL; via the coding sequence ATGCCCGACCATCCGATCGTCAACATCAGCGTCATCACGCCGAAGCCTGAATGCTTCGCCGAGTTCATGAACTTGCAGCTCGCCCAGCACCATGCCTTGCGCGGCAAGGTCGATGGGTTGGTCGGCGGGCGATTGTTCCGTTCCCGCGAGGATCGCGACGTGGTGCTAGTGACGATGTTCGAATCCGAGGACGCGGCCCTGCGCTTCAGCCGCGACGAGCGTTTCACCAGCCATCTGGCACGCGTGCGCCCGCTGCTGGAACGCGCCGTGCCCGGCGCCTATGACGTGGCTTATGAGGTCGGCTCGCTCTGA
- a CDS encoding 30S ribosomal protein S2: protein MALPDFSMRQLLEAGAHFGHQSHRWNPKMSPFIYGTRNNIHILDLSQSVPMLSRALQAVSDTVARGGRVLFVGTKRQAQDAIADAAKRSAQYYVNSRWLGGMLTNWKTISASIQRLRKVDELLSGASTGLTKKERLMLARERDKLEKALGGIKDMGGTPDMIFVIDTNKEALAIKEAQRLGIPVAAIIDSNSDPDGITFPVPANDDAGRAIQLYCDLVARSAIDGISRASGDHGVDLGAAETPIVETAIAEPAAAEGQAQAFELLTGPRGAPDDFMKLSGMGPEIVQKLNDGGIFHFWQLAAMTPAEVTKIDHDLKLAGRIERDGWVAQARDLADA, encoded by the coding sequence ATGGCTCTGCCAGATTTCTCCATGCGTCAGCTGCTCGAGGCCGGCGCCCATTTCGGCCACCAGTCGCATCGCTGGAACCCGAAGATGTCGCCGTTCATCTACGGGACGCGCAACAACATCCACATCCTCGACCTGTCGCAGTCGGTGCCGATGCTGTCGCGCGCCCTGCAGGCGGTCAGCGACACCGTTGCTCGCGGCGGCCGCGTCCTCTTCGTCGGCACCAAGCGCCAGGCGCAGGACGCCATCGCCGATGCCGCCAAGCGCTCGGCTCAGTACTATGTCAACTCCCGCTGGCTCGGCGGCATGCTGACCAACTGGAAGACCATCTCGGCTTCGATCCAGCGCCTGCGCAAGGTTGACGAGCTGCTGAGCGGCGCCAGCACCGGCCTGACCAAGAAGGAGCGCCTGATGCTGGCGCGTGAGCGCGACAAGCTCGAGAAGGCGCTCGGCGGCATCAAGGACATGGGCGGCACGCCCGACATGATCTTCGTGATCGACACCAACAAGGAAGCGCTCGCGATCAAGGAGGCCCAGCGCCTCGGCATCCCGGTCGCGGCCATCATCGACTCCAACAGCGATCCGGATGGCATCACCTTCCCGGTTCCGGCCAATGACGATGCCGGCCGCGCCATCCAGCTCTATTGCGATCTCGTTGCGCGTTCGGCCATCGACGGCATCTCGCGCGCCTCGGGCGACCATGGCGTCGACCTCGGTGCTGCCGAGACCCCGATCGTCGAGACGGCGATTGCCGAGCCGGCGGCTGCCGAAGGCCAGGCTCAGGCTTTCGAGTTGCTGACCGGACCGCGTGGTGCACCGGACGACTTCATGAAGCTCTCGGGCATGGGTCCGGAGATCGTGCAGAAGCTCAACGATGGCGGCATCTTCCACTTCTGGCAGCTCGCTGCCATGACGCCGGCAGAGGTCACCAAGATCGATCATGACCTGAAGCTCGCCGGCCGCATCGAGCGTGACGGCTGGGTTGCCCAGGCGCGCGATCTCGCCGACGCCTGA
- the tsf gene encoding translation elongation factor Ts: MAAITAGMVKELRDKTGAGMMDCKTALSATDGNMEAAIDWLRAKGLSKAAKKAGRVAAEGLVAVAVRGHSGVVVEVNSETDFVARNLEFQALARTIADVALERGGDVEALAAHHYPGGGTVADAIANAIATIGENMTLRRVGSVSVSAGVIGSYVHGAVADGLGKIGVIVGLETAGKGDELTALGRQLAMHIAATNPVALDLASVDPAVLEREKAILAEKNAGKPEHVLAKIVESGMKSYAKEYCLLEQGYIHDGSKSVSQVLKGAEGKVGGPIKLTGFARFALGEGIQKEETDFAAEVAAAGGTTG; encoded by the coding sequence ATGGCTGCGATCACCGCCGGCATGGTGAAAGAACTCCGCGACAAGACCGGCGCGGGCATGATGGACTGCAAGACCGCGCTGTCGGCCACCGACGGCAACATGGAAGCCGCTATCGACTGGCTGCGCGCCAAGGGCCTGTCCAAGGCCGCCAAGAAGGCCGGCCGCGTCGCCGCCGAAGGCCTCGTCGCCGTTGCCGTGCGCGGCCATAGCGGCGTCGTCGTCGAGGTCAACTCCGAGACCGACTTCGTCGCCCGCAATCTCGAGTTCCAGGCTCTGGCCCGCACCATCGCCGATGTCGCGCTCGAGCGCGGCGGCGATGTCGAGGCGCTGGCCGCCCATCACTATCCGGGCGGCGGCACGGTCGCCGACGCGATCGCCAACGCCATCGCCACGATCGGCGAGAACATGACGCTGCGCCGCGTCGGCTCGGTTTCCGTCTCGGCCGGCGTGATCGGTTCCTATGTCCACGGCGCGGTCGCCGACGGGCTCGGCAAGATCGGCGTCATCGTCGGCCTGGAGACTGCCGGCAAGGGCGATGAGCTCACAGCGCTTGGCCGTCAGCTCGCCATGCACATCGCCGCGACCAACCCGGTGGCGCTCGACCTGGCTTCGGTCGATCCGGCGGTGCTGGAGCGCGAGAAGGCGATCCTGGCCGAGAAGAATGCCGGCAAGCCCGAGCACGTCCTCGCCAAGATCGTCGAGAGCGGGATGAAGAGCTACGCCAAGGAGTACTGCCTGCTCGAGCAGGGCTATATCCATGACGGCTCGAAGTCGGTCTCCCAGGTGCTGAAGGGGGCTGAAGGCAAGGTCGGCGGTCCGATCAAGCTCACCGGCTTCGCCCGCTTCGCGCTCGGCGAGGGCATCCAGAAGGAAGAGACCGACTTCGCCGCCGAAGTCGCGGCCGCTGGCGGCACGACGGGCTGA
- the pyrH gene encoding UMP kinase, translating to MRPKRVLVKLSGEALAGTAGNGLDGATLTALAADIAHASHEGVEIGIVVGGGNFFRGVQGLNKGLDRTTADSIGMLGTVMNALALEHSIEAAGAPARAMSAVPMPSLCESYARKRALDHLSHGKVVILGGGTGNPYFTTDTGAALRAAELDCSHLLKATQVDGVYSADPKKDPHATRYDTLTHEDAIRRDLKVMDTAAFALARDAGLTIVVFSIAEKGALAAVLRGEGRATYVTP from the coding sequence ATGAGACCTAAACGTGTTCTCGTGAAGCTCTCCGGCGAAGCCCTTGCAGGAACTGCAGGAAACGGCCTCGACGGCGCTACGCTGACAGCGCTCGCTGCCGACATTGCCCATGCCTCGCACGAGGGCGTCGAGATCGGCATCGTCGTCGGCGGCGGCAACTTCTTCCGCGGTGTGCAAGGCCTCAACAAAGGCCTCGACCGGACAACGGCCGATTCGATCGGCATGCTTGGCACGGTGATGAACGCGCTCGCACTAGAGCATTCTATCGAGGCGGCCGGCGCCCCGGCGCGCGCCATGTCGGCAGTACCGATGCCCTCGCTCTGCGAGAGCTATGCGCGCAAGCGGGCGCTCGACCATCTCAGCCACGGCAAGGTCGTCATTCTCGGCGGCGGCACCGGCAACCCCTATTTCACTACCGATACCGGCGCAGCGCTGCGTGCGGCCGAGCTCGACTGCAGCCATCTGCTCAAGGCAACGCAGGTCGATGGCGTCTACTCGGCCGATCCGAAAAAGGATCCACACGCGACCCGCTACGACACGCTGACCCATGAGGACGCGATCAGGCGCGATCTCAAGGTGATGGACACCGCCGCCTTCGCGCTGGCGCGCGATGCGGGCCTGACCATCGTGGTCTTCTCGATCGCGGAAAAGGGTGCGCTCGCGGCCGTGCTGCGCGGCGAGGGCAGGGCGACCTACGTCACGCCCTGA
- a CDS encoding VOC family protein produces MPRLNRIVETALYVDDLDRAAEFYEGTLGLNSMLRTRTLFAYDIGGQNVLLLFQRGASVEPQTSERGSIPPHDGHGPLHICFAVDADELAAWEAQLEQQGVSIEGRMAWNRGGTSIYFRDPDGHLLEIMTPGNWPNY; encoded by the coding sequence ATGCCCCGGCTGAACCGCATCGTCGAAACCGCGCTCTATGTCGACGATCTCGACCGCGCGGCGGAGTTCTATGAGGGAACGCTCGGCCTCAACTCCATGCTCAGGACCAGAACGCTGTTCGCCTACGACATCGGCGGGCAGAACGTCCTGCTGCTATTCCAGCGCGGCGCGTCGGTGGAACCCCAGACCTCGGAGCGCGGCAGCATCCCGCCGCATGACGGCCACGGTCCGCTTCACATTTGCTTCGCCGTCGATGCCGACGAACTGGCCGCGTGGGAAGCGCAGCTGGAGCAGCAGGGCGTATCGATCGAGGGGCGGATGGCCTGGAATCGCGGCGGCACCAGCATCTATTTCCGCGATCCCGACGGTCACCTGCTGGAGATCATGACGCCCGGCAACTGGCCGAATTACTGA
- the frr gene encoding ribosome recycling factor, whose product MAQITFDLAALNRRMDGGVQKFKSDLASLRTGRASANVLDPITVEAYGARTPLSQLATVSVPEPRLLSVQVWDRSMVQAVEKAIRESDLGLNPQTEGQVLRIRIPELNEQRRKEMVKVAHKYAEDAKVAVRHVRRDGMDLIKKLEKDGHMPKDDVTKQTDLVQKATDKHIGEIDQALANKEKEILHV is encoded by the coding sequence ATGGCCCAAATCACTTTCGATCTCGCCGCCCTCAACCGCCGCATGGACGGCGGCGTGCAGAAGTTCAAGAGCGACTTGGCTTCGCTTCGCACCGGCCGCGCCTCGGCCAATGTGCTCGATCCGATCACGGTCGAGGCCTATGGCGCGCGCACGCCGCTGAGCCAGCTCGCCACCGTCAGCGTGCCCGAGCCGCGCCTGCTCTCGGTCCAGGTCTGGGACCGCAGCATGGTCCAGGCGGTCGAGAAGGCGATCCGCGAATCCGATCTCGGCCTCAATCCCCAGACCGAGGGGCAGGTGCTGCGCATCCGCATTCCGGAGCTCAACGAGCAGCGCCGCAAGGAGATGGTCAAGGTCGCGCACAAATATGCCGAAGACGCCAAAGTGGCCGTCCGGCATGTGCGCCGCGACGGCATGGACCTGATCAAGAAGCTGGAGAAGGACGGGCATATGCCCAAGGACGACGTCACCAAGCAGACCGATCTGGTCCAGAAGGCGACGGACAAGCATATCGGCGAGATCGATCAGGCTCTCGCCAACAAGGAAAAGGAAATCCTGCACGTCTGA
- a CDS encoding isoprenyl transferase encodes MSDGPRPAAPDPAPAHVAIIMDGNGRWAQMRGLPRQEGHRRGLEALRRTVRNAADLGIRVLTLYSFSTENWRRPMAEVSFLLGLLRRFVENDLAELNEAGVRVRIIGSREDLAPDLRALVERAETMTQGNVGLTLVVAFNYGSRDEITRMACNLARDVAAGRLMPEAVDEEMLASRLDTASLPDPDLVIRTSGETRISNFLLWQAAYAEFVFTPVLWPDFDRKALEEALAEFHRRERRYGGVGQPAEAKVGVA; translated from the coding sequence ATGTCAGATGGCCCGCGCCCGGCAGCGCCTGATCCGGCCCCCGCTCATGTCGCGATCATCATGGATGGGAATGGCCGCTGGGCGCAGATGCGTGGCCTGCCGCGCCAGGAGGGACACCGGCGCGGCCTCGAAGCCTTGCGGCGCACGGTCCGTAACGCAGCCGATCTCGGCATCCGGGTCCTGACGCTCTATTCGTTCTCGACCGAGAACTGGCGCCGGCCGATGGCCGAGGTCTCCTTCCTGCTGGGGCTACTGCGCCGGTTCGTCGAGAACGATCTCGCCGAATTGAACGAGGCGGGCGTACGCGTGCGCATCATCGGCAGTCGCGAGGATCTGGCTCCCGACCTGCGTGCCCTGGTCGAGCGCGCCGAGACCATGACGCAAGGCAATGTCGGATTGACCCTGGTCGTCGCCTTCAACTACGGCTCGCGCGACGAGATCACACGCATGGCGTGCAATCTTGCGCGGGACGTCGCGGCCGGTCGGCTCATGCCCGAGGCGGTCGATGAGGAGATGCTGGCGTCGCGTCTCGATACCGCCTCACTGCCGGATCCCGATCTGGTGATCCGCACCTCCGGCGAGACCCGCATCTCGAACTTCCTGCTCTGGCAGGCGGCCTATGCCGAATTCGTGTTCACGCCGGTGCTCTGGCCGGATTTCGATCGCAAGGCACTCGAGGAGGCGTTGGCCGAATTCCATCGCCGCGAGCGCCGCTATGGCGGCGTCGGCCAGCCGGCCGAAGCCAAGGTAGGGGTCGCGTGA
- a CDS encoding phosphatidate cytidylyltransferase encodes MNETGPRAGASELRLRVISALVLAVVILGVTLLGGWPFRLIWTIVAGVVAYEWLAMVSRGNAVAGGIGVGLAGLALGFLPVSGAALAGVAAFAGLIGAVVTTQAANQRLLEACGVAYALCFALVTPTLRDAPEIGLALIIWTFAVVWFTDIAAYFTGRALGGPKLLPRVSPKKTWSGALGGALAGTLCGTAVWAFFFPGLPSGLWPVLAVSLAASTASQAGDLFESSIKRRFGAKDSSHLIPGHGGFLDRLDGYWAVLVFAGLLLYLARLGH; translated from the coding sequence GTGAATGAGACGGGCCCAAGAGCGGGCGCATCCGAGCTTCGCCTGCGGGTCATCTCGGCGCTGGTGCTTGCCGTGGTCATCCTCGGCGTCACTTTGCTCGGAGGCTGGCCCTTCCGCCTGATCTGGACGATCGTCGCCGGCGTCGTTGCCTATGAATGGCTCGCAATGGTCAGCCGCGGGAACGCGGTCGCCGGTGGGATCGGAGTCGGCCTCGCTGGACTCGCACTCGGCTTCCTGCCGGTGAGTGGTGCAGCGCTCGCGGGCGTCGCGGCGTTCGCTGGCCTGATCGGCGCGGTCGTGACGACCCAGGCCGCCAACCAGCGCCTGCTCGAAGCTTGCGGTGTCGCCTACGCGCTCTGCTTTGCGCTGGTAACCCCGACGCTGCGCGATGCGCCCGAAATCGGGCTCGCTTTGATCATCTGGACTTTCGCGGTGGTCTGGTTCACCGACATCGCCGCCTATTTCACCGGCCGGGCACTGGGCGGGCCGAAGCTGCTGCCGCGCGTCAGCCCGAAGAAGACCTGGTCGGGCGCGCTCGGCGGTGCCTTGGCTGGAACCCTGTGCGGCACCGCCGTTTGGGCGTTCTTCTTCCCGGGGCTGCCATCGGGTCTCTGGCCGGTGCTGGCCGTCTCGCTCGCCGCCTCGACGGCAAGTCAGGCGGGTGACCTGTTCGAATCGTCGATCAAGCGGCGTTTCGGCGCCAAGGATTCAAGCCATCTGATTCCCGGCCATGGCGGTTTCCTCGATCGGCTCGACGGCTATTGGGCCGTGCTAGTCTTCGCTGGCCTGCTGCTTTATCTGGCGCGCTTGGGACACTGA
- the dxr gene encoding 1-deoxy-D-xylulose-5-phosphate reductoisomerase, producing MRRTVTILGATGSIGRSTRAVIAENPERLQVAALVAGRDAAGLARIARETGASFAAVADEGQGRELAAALAGSGIRCGAGREAVLEAVAQDSDIVVSAISGAAGLEATFAALKPGRVVALANKESLVCAGAAVMARARAVGARILPLDSEHNALFQVLGAESISAVRTMTLTASGGPFRTWSAERIASATPEQALAHPNYAMGAKITIDSASMMNKGLELIEASFLFGLDADQLEVLVHPQQIVHGLVTFRDGSVSAGMAVPDMRVAAAHCLGIDGRFDAPPTRFLDLVAAGPLAFERPDFARFPALGLAIAALAEGGAAPAVLNAANEIAVEAFLDRQISFPAIPALVEAVCAQGEATSQPPADVAEALAVDQDARNRTRALLSGGRFTVT from the coding sequence ATGCGCCGCACCGTCACGATACTGGGAGCCACGGGCTCTATCGGCCGCTCGACGCGTGCCGTGATTGCCGAGAATCCGGAGCGGCTGCAGGTCGCTGCGCTCGTCGCTGGTCGCGATGCGGCGGGGCTGGCGCGGATTGCTCGTGAGACAGGCGCAAGCTTCGCGGCCGTTGCGGATGAAGGGCAGGGAAGGGAGCTCGCCGCGGCGCTAGCCGGTAGCGGCATCCGCTGCGGCGCCGGCCGGGAGGCGGTGCTCGAAGCAGTGGCGCAAGACAGCGACATCGTCGTCAGTGCCATCTCCGGAGCAGCCGGGCTGGAGGCGACCTTCGCCGCACTGAAACCGGGCCGTGTCGTTGCGCTTGCCAACAAGGAGAGCCTGGTCTGCGCCGGAGCTGCGGTGATGGCGCGGGCGAGGGCGGTCGGCGCCCGCATCCTGCCGCTCGATTCCGAGCACAACGCCTTGTTCCAGGTGCTCGGAGCCGAGTCGATCTCTGCGGTCCGCACCATGACGTTGACCGCCTCCGGCGGTCCGTTCCGAACCTGGTCGGCTGAGCGCATCGCCAGTGCAACGCCCGAGCAGGCACTGGCTCATCCGAATTATGCGATGGGCGCCAAGATCACGATCGACTCGGCCAGCATGATGAACAAGGGCCTCGAGTTGATCGAAGCCTCGTTCCTGTTTGGGCTCGACGCCGATCAGCTCGAGGTGCTGGTCCATCCGCAGCAGATCGTGCACGGCCTCGTCACCTTCCGCGACGGCTCGGTCAGCGCCGGCATGGCGGTGCCGGACATGCGCGTGGCGGCAGCCCATTGCCTCGGAATCGACGGACGGTTCGATGCGCCGCCGACCCGCTTCCTCGATCTGGTCGCAGCCGGGCCGCTCGCCTTCGAACGGCCCGATTTTGCCCGTTTCCCGGCGCTGGGTCTCGCCATCGCCGCTCTGGCTGAAGGCGGCGCGGCGCCGGCCGTGCTGAATGCTGCCAATGAGATTGCCGTCGAGGCCTTCCTCGACCGGCAGATCAGTTTTCCGGCGATTCCGGCGCTGGTCGAGGCCGTCTGCGCCCAAGGGGAGGCGACGTCGCAGCCCCCCGCCGATGTGGCCGAAGCCCTTGCCGTTGACCAAGATGCGAGAAACCGGACCCGCGCGCTCTTGTCCGGAGGCCGCTTCACTGTCACCTAG
- the rseP gene encoding RIP metalloprotease RseP: MDIIGSVWHAGSFLLGYLLPFLFVLTLVVFVHELGHFLVGRWCGVDVKTFSIGFGRELFGFNDRHGTRWRFALIPLGGYVKFSGDLDAASSTDTGALSGMSREERERSFPAQSIGERAAIVAAGPIANFLLAILIFGATAYFMGKPTLAPRVDSVAVGGAAARAGLQSGDLVRLVDGRAIKSFSDLQRAISIRPGETLPVTVDRGGAAIVLSVTPDLVETSSPLGKQRLGIIGVQASAKPEDWSTQHFSLGESVLLGMSETWFVVERTYDYIAKLIKGKESTDQLSGPIRIAQVSGIVASSGGLLALINLAALLSVSIGLMNLFPVPMLDGGHLLFYAIEALRGKPLSERAQEIGFRLGLGLVLMLMLFVTWNDLVHVRSLL; this comes from the coding sequence ATGGATATCATCGGATCGGTCTGGCACGCGGGCAGCTTCCTGCTGGGCTATCTGTTGCCATTCCTGTTTGTCCTCACGCTCGTCGTATTCGTGCACGAACTCGGCCATTTCCTGGTCGGGCGCTGGTGCGGCGTCGATGTGAAGACGTTCTCGATCGGTTTCGGCCGCGAGCTGTTCGGCTTCAACGACCGGCACGGCACGCGCTGGCGCTTCGCGCTGATTCCGCTCGGCGGCTACGTCAAGTTTTCTGGAGATCTCGACGCCGCGAGCTCGACTGATACCGGTGCCCTCTCCGGCATGAGCCGCGAGGAGCGCGAGCGGTCATTCCCGGCCCAGTCGATCGGAGAACGAGCGGCGATCGTTGCCGCGGGGCCGATTGCGAACTTCCTGCTCGCCATCCTGATCTTTGGTGCAACGGCCTATTTCATGGGCAAGCCGACGCTGGCTCCGCGCGTCGACAGCGTTGCTGTTGGCGGGGCGGCGGCGCGCGCCGGCTTGCAATCCGGGGACCTGGTCCGCCTGGTCGATGGGCGTGCGATCAAGAGCTTCAGCGATCTTCAGCGCGCGATCTCGATCCGCCCTGGCGAAACCCTGCCCGTGACCGTTGATCGCGGGGGCGCCGCGATCGTCCTTTCGGTGACGCCCGATCTGGTCGAAACCTCATCGCCGCTCGGCAAGCAGAGGCTGGGGATCATTGGCGTGCAGGCATCGGCGAAGCCGGAGGATTGGTCGACCCAGCACTTCAGCCTAGGCGAATCCGTGCTGCTCGGCATGAGCGAGACCTGGTTCGTAGTCGAGCGGACCTATGACTACATAGCTAAGTTGATCAAGGGGAAGGAATCGACCGACCAGCTGTCGGGGCCGATCCGCATCGCCCAGGTCTCGGGCATCGTCGCCTCCAGCGGCGGCCTATTGGCGCTGATCAATCTGGCGGCACTGCTGTCGGTTTCGATCGGGCTGATGAATCTGTTCCCGGTGCCGATGCTCGATGGCGGCCATCTGCTGTTTTATGCGATCGAAGCGCTACGCGGAAAACCGCTGAGCGAGCGAGCGCAGGAGATCGGCTTCCGACTCGGCCTGGGACTCGTCCTGATGTTGATGCTTTTCGTGACCTGGAACGACCTCGTCCATGTTCGTTCGCTGCTCTGA